A window of Xyrauchen texanus isolate HMW12.3.18 chromosome 10, RBS_HiC_50CHRs, whole genome shotgun sequence contains these coding sequences:
- the LOC127650691 gene encoding proteasome subunit beta type-4-like produces the protein MESNGLKLNFWENGPKPGQFYSFPGNSSSTVPGCGPIKHTLNPMVTGTSVLGVKFNGGVIIAADMLGSYGSLARFRNISRLMKVNNSTILGASGDYADYQYLKQIIEQMVIDEELLGDGHGYTPKAIHSWLTRVMYNRRSKMNPLWNTVVIGGFNNGESFLGYVDKLGVAYEAPTVATGFGAHLAQPLMREALENKVEITKDEARALIERCLKVLYYRDARSYNRHEIAIVTAEGVEIIGPLSSETNWDIAHLVSGFE, from the exons ATGGAGTCGAATGGTTTGAAGCTGAATTTCTGGGAGAATGGACCGAAACCCGGTCAGTTTTATTCATTCCCGGGTAACAGCAGCAGCACGGTTCCTGGTTGTGGACCCATCAAACACACACT CAACCCCATGGTAACGGGCACATCAGTGCTGGGTGTGAAGTTTAATGGTGGTGTTATCATTGCTGCTGACATGCTCGGCTCTTATGGGTCCCTGGCACGGTTCCGAAACATCTCCAGATTAATGAAAGTCAACAACAGCACCATCCTGGGAGCCTCAGGAGACTATGCAGACTATCAATACCTCAAACAGATCATTGAACAGATGGT GATCGATGAGGAGCTTCTTGGAGATGGACACGGCTACACTCCCAAAGCAATCCACTCCTGGCTCACGCGGGTCATGTACAATCGCCGCAGTAAGATGAACCCTTTGTGGAACACAGTGGTCATTGGTGGATTTAACAATGGAGAAAG CTTTCTTGGTTATGTGGACAAGTTGGGAGTTGCCTATGAAGCCCCAACAGTTGCAACAGGATTTGGTGCTCATTTGGCTCAG CCCTTAATGAGGGAGGCGCTGGAAAACAAGGTAGAAATTACAAAGGATGAGGCACGAGCACTGATAGAGCGATGCCTTAAAGTTTTGTACTACCGCGATGCCCGCTCCTACAACAGG CATGAGATTGCAATTGTGACCGCTGAAGGTGTTGAGATTATCGGACCACTGTCATCTGAAACAAACTGGGACATTGCCCACCTGGTCAG tggTTTTGAATGA